A window of Citrus sinensis cultivar Valencia sweet orange chromosome 7, DVS_A1.0, whole genome shotgun sequence contains these coding sequences:
- the LOC102617326 gene encoding zinc finger protein GAI-ASSOCIATED FACTOR 1: MPVDLENSSTASGEASVSSTGNQNAPPKSTNKKKRSLPGTPDPDAEVIALSPKTLLATNRFVCEICNKGFQRDQNLQLHRRGHNLPWKLRQRSNKEVKKRVYVCPEKSCVHHDPTRALGDLTGIKKHFCRKHGEKKWKCDKCSKKYAVQSDYKAHSKVCGTKEYKCDCGAVFSRRDSFITHRAFCDMLTKESAKVQSEEPNLIEGMVKPNTESDPKVQPVDSSTSTPPTAVLAPALTKSTAAVSSSVSPGQSSEMPENSPQVVEEAPLSAALNGSCSSSSSSSGTGTKSSSVFASLFASSTASATLQPSQTPVLTDLMRAMAPPERPTDVGSSSSTDPIALCLSTNPGSSIFGSGGQEPRQYSQPAMSATALLQKAAQMGAAASNATLLRGFGIVSSSSSASAHEDSVRWSERSFESDNVSLPGLGLGLPCEGSSGLKELMMGTPSVFGPNKPTLDFLGLGMAAGGATPGVGRSALVPPAGGALDVAARAASLGGGGGGGGEIAGKDIGTSS, encoded by the exons ATGCCGGTAGACTTGGAAAATTCCTCTACAGCTTCCGGTGAAGCTAGCGTCTCTTCTACTGGTAACCAAAACGCACCTCCCAAATCCACCAACAAGAAAAAGCGTAGCCTCCCTGGAACACCAG atccAGATGCAGAGGTGATCGCTCTGTCTCCTAAGACCCTCTTGGCTACCAACCGATTCGTGTGTGAAATCTGCAACAAAGGGTTTCAAAGAGACCAGAATTTGCAGCTTCATCGACGAGGCCATAACTTGCCTTGGAAATTGAGGCAGAGATCGAACAAAGAAGTGAAGAAGAGAGTTTATGTTTGTCCAGAAAAGTCTTGTGTTCATCACGATCCCACTAGAGCTTTAGGTGATCTTACTGGTATCAAGAAGCACTTTTGTAGAAAGCACGGGGAAAAGAAGTGGAAATGTGACAAGTGTTCTAAGAAATATGCTGTGCAGTCTGATTATAAAGCACACTCCAAAGTTTGTGGCACTAAAGAGTACAAATGCGATTGTGGGGCTGTATTTTCCAG GAGGGATAGCTTCATAACTCACAGAGCTTTCTGTGATATGCTGACAAAGGAGAGCGCCAAAGTTCAGAGTGAAGAACCAAATCTAATTGAGGGAATGGTGAAGCCGAACACAGAATCCGACCCGAAAGTTCAGCCCGTTGATTCTTCTACTTCGACACCACCAACGGCAGTTCTGGCACCAGCGCTCACAAAGTCAACTGCTGCTGTATCTTCCTCGGTTTCGCCAGGGCAGAGTTCAG AGATGCCTGAAAATTCCCCACAAGTTGTAGAAGAAGCACCCCTTTCAGCTGCCTTAAATGGAAGCtgtagcagcagcagcagctcaAGCGGCACTGGAACTAAAAGTAGCAGTGTATTTGCAAGCTTATTTGCTTCCTCAACTGCATCAGCAACCTTGCAACCTTCTCAAACCCCTGTACTTACTGACTTAATGAGAGCCATGGCTCCACCTGAACGCCCAACTGATGTGGGTTCCTCTTCATCAACAGATCCTATTGCCTTGTGCCTCTCAACCAACCCTGGTTCATCAATATTTGGAAGTGGGGGGCAAGAACCTAGGCAGTATTCACAGCCAGCTATGTCTGCCACTGCACTACTTCAAAAGGCTGCTCAAATGGGCGCTGCTGCATCTAATGCTACATTGCTTCGTGGATTTGGGATAGtctcatcttcttcatcagcATCTGCTCATGAAGACAGTGTTCGATGGAGTGAGAGGTCGTTTGAGTCCGACAACGTATCTCTTCCGGGCCTTGGTCTTGGGCTGCCTTGTGAAGGAAGTTCTGGATTGAAGGAATTGATGATGGGAACACCTTCTGTGTTTGGTCCCAACAAGCCCACGCTTGATTTTCTTGGACTAGGGATGGCTGCTGGTGGTGCCACCCCCGGTGTTGGTCGATCAGCTCTGGTTCCACCTGCTGGTGGTGCTCTTGACGTGGCAGCACGTGCAGCATCACTTGGAGGAGGAGGGGGAGGAGGAGGAGAGATTGCTGGCAAAGACATAGGAACTAGCTCTTGA
- the LOC102616336 gene encoding probable protein phosphatase 2C 80: protein MPAGVLTKLNPTVCSGFNRVCNPKSSVLRRGKVLFANSGSSEFLPYPIRLLSETMDFSLSSSCKRSSIPSSGTKAVGGDVLIDDLVSNCGNGLEFAKSSGVYFNDRSQSRCHKARMSSRKRESPSGGLVSGYFIFDSVGRSSKSNVLGGGLCLKNIHTSSSMCFSAGSAHDLSFDGGSRNELIGSVASEQTILGERALKLLSGSCYLPHPAKEETGGEDAHFICGDEQVIGVADGVGGWADVGVDAGEFARELMSHSFRAVQEESTHAIDPARVLEKAHSSTKAKGSSTACIIALTSKAIHAVNLGDSGFMVVRDGCTIFQSPVQQHGFNFTYQLESGNTGDLPSSGQVFTIPAAPGDVIVAGTDGLFDNLYNNEVTAVVVHALRAGLGPQVTAQKIAALARQRAQDRNRQTPFSTAAQDAGFRYYGGKLDDITVIVSYISGHASV, encoded by the exons ATGCCAGCTGGTGTTCTAACAAAATTGAACCCTACTGTCTGTTCTGGTTTTAACAGAGTGTGTAATCCTAAAAGTTCAGTTCTTCGACGAGGAAAAGTGTTGTTTGCTAATTCTGGGTCATCTGAGTTTTTGCCATATCCTATTCGGTTGTTATCCGAGACCATGGATTTCAGTCTAAGTAGCTCATGTAAAAGGAGTTCTATCCCGAGTTCTGGTACTAAGGCTGTAGGTGGAGATGTCCTTATTGATGATTTAGTTTCAAATTGTGGCAATGGCTTAGAGTTTGCGAAATCTAGTGGTGTTTATTTCAATGATAGAAGTCAGAGTCGTTGCCATAAAGCTAGGATGAGTTCGAGAAAACGGGAATCGCCAAGTGGTGGGCTTGTCTCtgggtattttatttttgattctGTGGGAAGGAGTTCCAAGTCTAATGTACTTGGTGGTGGCctatgtttgaaaaatatccaCACCTCGTCTTCTATGTGTTTCTCTGCTGGCTCTGCTCATGATCTATCATTTGATGGAGGTTCCCGCAATGAACTGATAGGCAGTGTTGCATCTGAGCA AACTATTCTAGGAGAAAGAGCCTTGAAGCTACTTTCTGGTTCATGTTACCTGCCACATCCTGCTAAAGAAGAAACAGGTGGAGAGGATGCTCACTTTATTTGTGGAGATGAACAAGTCATTGGTGTAGCAGATGGTGTTGGTGGCTGGGCAGATGTTGGTGTTGATGCAGGAGAGTTTGCTCGTGAACTTATGAGCCATTCGTTCAGAGCTGTTCAAGAGGAGTCCACTCATGCCATTGACCCTGCCAGGGTATTGGAGAAGGCTCACTCAAGCACAAAGGCCAAGGGTTCATCAACGGCCTGCATTATTGCCCTCACAAGCaag GCAATACATGCTGTTAATCTGGGGGACAGTGGATTCATGGTGGTTAGAGATGGATGCACCATCTTCCAATCCCCCGTACAACAGCATGGTTTCAATTTTACATATCAACTGGAGAGTGGCAATACCGGTGATTTACCTAGCTCTGGTCAG GTTTTTACAATTCCCGCTGCCCCGGGTGATGTCATCGTTGCTGGAACCGACGGATTATTTGACAACTTATATAATAATGAGGTTACTGCCGTTGTTGTTCACGCACTAAGAGCTGGCTTAGGGCCCCAAGTGACAGCTCAGAAGATAGCAGCTTTGGCACGTCAACGGGCACAGGATAGGAACAGGCAAACACCATTTTCAACCGCTGCTCAAGATGCTGGTTTCCGCTATTACGGTGGCAAGCTTGATGACATCACTGTCATTGTGTCTTATATAAGTGGCCATGCCAGTGTATGA
- the LOC102615175 gene encoding G-box-binding factor 1 isoform X2, with product MHPLMPPYGTPVPYQAIYPPGGVYAHPSMATTPTAAPTNTEPEGKGPEAKDRASAKKSKGTPGGKAGEIVKATSGSGNDGVSQSAESGSDGSSDASDENGNQQEFAGGKKGSFDQMLADANTENNTAEAVPGSVPGKPVVSMPATNLNIGMDLWNTSPAAAGAAKMRTNPSGASPAVAPAGIMPDQWIQDERELKRQKRKQSNRESARRSRLRKQAECEELQARVETLSNENRNLRDELQRLSEECEKLTSENNSIKEDLSRLCGPEAVANLEQSNPTQSCGEEENS from the exons ATG CATCCTTTAATGCCACCATATGGCACCCCAGTTCCATACCAAGCTATATATCCTCCAGGGGGAGTATATGCACATCCTAGCATGGCTACG acTCCAACAGCAGCACCAACAAATACAGAGCCGGAAGGGAAGGGACCTGAAGCAAAGGACCGGGCTTCAGCTAAAAAATCCAAGGGAACTCCAGGAGGTAAGGCTGGAGAGATTGTAAAGGCAACTTCTGGTTCTGGGAATGACGGTGTCTCTCAAAG TGCTGAAAGTGGTAGTGACGGTTCATCTGATGCGAGTGATGAGAATGGTAACCAGCAG gaGTTTGCTGGGGGTAAGAAAGGAAGCTTTGACCAGATGCTTGCAGATG CCAACACGGAGAATAACACAGCGGAAGCTGTTCCAGGATCAGTGCCCGGGAAGCCTGTAGTCTCAATGCCTGCAACTAATCTCAATATTGGCATGGATTTGTGGAATACATCCCCTGCTGCTGCTGGAGCTGCAAAAATGAGAACAAATCCATCTGGGGCCTCACCAGCAGTTGCTCCAGCTGGCATAATGCCCGATCAATGGATTCAA GATGAACGTGAATTGAAAAGACAGAAAAGGAAGCAATCTAATAGGGAGTCAGCCAGAAGGTCAAGGTTACGCAAGCAG GCGGAATGTGAGGAGCTACAGGCCAGAGTGGAGACTTTGAGCAATGAGAATCGCAACCTTAGAGATGAGTTACAGAGGCTTTCTGAGGAATGCGAGAAGCTTACATCTGAAAATAATTCCATTAAG GAAGACTTATCTCGGTTGTGTGGACCAGAGGCAGTTGCTAATCTTGAGCAGAGCAACCCCACTCAGTCGTGCGGGGAAGAAGAAAATAGCTAA
- the LOC102615175 gene encoding G-box-binding factor 1 isoform X1 codes for MGTGEENTSAKTAKTASSTQEIPTTPSYADWSSSMQAFYGAGATPPPFFASTVASPTPHPYLWGSQHPLMPPYGTPVPYQAIYPPGGVYAHPSMATTPTAAPTNTEPEGKGPEAKDRASAKKSKGTPGGKAGEIVKATSGSGNDGVSQSAESGSDGSSDASDENGNQQEFAGGKKGSFDQMLADANTENNTAEAVPGSVPGKPVVSMPATNLNIGMDLWNTSPAAAGAAKMRTNPSGASPAVAPAGIMPDQWIQDERELKRQKRKQSNRESARRSRLRKQAECEELQARVETLSNENRNLRDELQRLSEECEKLTSENNSIKEDLSRLCGPEAVANLEQSNPTQSCGEEENS; via the exons ATGGGGACAGGGGAAGAGAACACTTCTGCTAAGACTGCCAAAACAGCTTCTTCAACTCag GAGATACCAACCACACCCTCGTACGCTGATTGGTCCAGCTCTATGCAG GCTTTCTATGGTGCTGGGGCTACGCCACCTCCATTTTTTGCTTCCACCGTTGCTTCTCCAACTCCTCATCCCTATCTGTGGGGAAGCCAG CATCCTTTAATGCCACCATATGGCACCCCAGTTCCATACCAAGCTATATATCCTCCAGGGGGAGTATATGCACATCCTAGCATGGCTACG acTCCAACAGCAGCACCAACAAATACAGAGCCGGAAGGGAAGGGACCTGAAGCAAAGGACCGGGCTTCAGCTAAAAAATCCAAGGGAACTCCAGGAGGTAAGGCTGGAGAGATTGTAAAGGCAACTTCTGGTTCTGGGAATGACGGTGTCTCTCAAAG TGCTGAAAGTGGTAGTGACGGTTCATCTGATGCGAGTGATGAGAATGGTAACCAGCAG gaGTTTGCTGGGGGTAAGAAAGGAAGCTTTGACCAGATGCTTGCAGATG CCAACACGGAGAATAACACAGCGGAAGCTGTTCCAGGATCAGTGCCCGGGAAGCCTGTAGTCTCAATGCCTGCAACTAATCTCAATATTGGCATGGATTTGTGGAATACATCCCCTGCTGCTGCTGGAGCTGCAAAAATGAGAACAAATCCATCTGGGGCCTCACCAGCAGTTGCTCCAGCTGGCATAATGCCCGATCAATGGATTCAA GATGAACGTGAATTGAAAAGACAGAAAAGGAAGCAATCTAATAGGGAGTCAGCCAGAAGGTCAAGGTTACGCAAGCAG GCGGAATGTGAGGAGCTACAGGCCAGAGTGGAGACTTTGAGCAATGAGAATCGCAACCTTAGAGATGAGTTACAGAGGCTTTCTGAGGAATGCGAGAAGCTTACATCTGAAAATAATTCCATTAAG GAAGACTTATCTCGGTTGTGTGGACCAGAGGCAGTTGCTAATCTTGAGCAGAGCAACCCCACTCAGTCGTGCGGGGAAGAAGAAAATAGCTAA
- the LOC102616628 gene encoding vicilin-like seed storage protein At2g18540 translates to MLLYKSLIVISFLFLAVSLSHDQVEAYDVKAGPVRPMVKRDERRSLIETEYGRISAAKISTDGTRRPYYLQFITLEPNSLFLPALLHADMVFYVHTGRGRLSWADEDAIRTLDIRRGDVYRLQPGSVFYIESNLEQEREKLRIYAIFSNTENDSYFEPVIGAYTSISDLILGFDRKVLQSAFKVSEDVIEELFNATRPRPIVHALPKKKKSLWAWEARFLKAFVGDRDALELEAMNGKKKKAKTYNILDADPDFKNCNGWSSTVDRKDLRLLKNSNIGIFMVNLTKGSMMGPHWNPMATEIAIVLHGQGMVRVVCPSTGKQSDCKNMRFKVEEGDAFAVPRFHPMAQMSFNNDSFVFVGFSTSTRTNYPQFLAGKRSVLQELDKQILSVSFNVSNTTINQLLAQQEEYIILDCTSCAEEEESIMQEEIRREREEEEAREREKERKREEEARKRQEEEEARKREEEEARRREEEEEARKRQEEEEEEARRREEEEKREQEEEERRREEARRQEEERQRREQEEEEEREREERREAEEEEREAWEKQQEEEKDERKKQRERERGKKKKGNGMRDNKKRKEEDKEENS, encoded by the exons ATGTTATTGTACAAATCTTTGATTGTCATCTCATTTCTCTTCCTTGCTGTCTCTTTATCGCATGATCAGGTAGAGGCCTACGATGTTAAAGCCGGCCCGGTAAGGCCTATGGTGAAGAGAGATGAGAGGAGATCACTCATTGAGACAGAATATGGAAGAATCTCAGCGGCCAAAATCAGTACCGATGGAACAAGACGCCCTTATTATCTTCAGTTCATCACATTGGAGCCTAACTCTCTCTTTCTTCCAGCTCTTCTTCATGCTGACATGGTCTTTTATGTCCACACAG GGAGGGGGAGGCTGAGCTGGGCCGATGAAGATGCCATAAGAACACTGGACATTAGGCGAGGAGATGTTTACAGGCTGCAGCCTGGTTCtgttttttatattgaaaGCAACTTGGAGCAGGAACGAGAGAAACTTAGAATCTATGCTATCTTTTCTAATACAGAGAATGACTCTTACTTC GAACCGGTAATTGGGGCATACACTAGCATTAGTGATTTGATCCTAGGCTTTGATAGGAAAGTCCTGCAGTCAGCTTTCAAG GTTTCTGAGGATGTGATAGAAGAACTATTTAATGCAACAAGGCCGCGTCCGATTGTGCATGCATtgccaaagaagaaaaaatcattatggGCATGGGAAGCTCGATTCTTGAAGGCCTTTGTAGGTGATAGAGATGCCTTAGAGTTAGAAGCCATGAAtggcaagaagaagaaagcaaaaacTTATAACATTCTTGATGCTGATCCCGATTTCAAAAATTGTAATGGTTGGAGCTCGACAGTGGATAGGAAAGACTTGCGTTTATTGAAGAATTCAAATATTGGTATTTTCATGGTGAACTTGACAAAG GGCTCGATGATGGGACCGCATTGGAATCCAATGGCCACTGAGATAGCAATAGTGCTTCATGGACAAGGAATGGTTCGGGTGGTTTGTCCGAGCACAGGAAAACAGTCAGACTGCAAAAATATGAGGTTCAAGGTCGAGGAAGGAGATGCTTTTGCTGTTCCTAGGTTTCATCCCATGGCTCAGATGTCTTTCAACAACGACTCATTTGTTTTCGTGGGGTTCAGCACATCTACAAGGACAAATTATCCTCAATTCTTAGCGGGAAAAAGATCAGTCCTTCAAGAATTAGACAAGCAAATTTTGAGTGTATCCTTCAATGTTTCTAACACGACAATTAATCAACTATTGGCTCAGCAGGAAGAATACATCATATTAGATTGCACCTCCTGTGCCGAGGAAGAGGAAAGTATAATGCAGGAAGAGATTAGAAGAGAAAGGGAGGAAGAAGAAgccagagagagagagaaagaaagaaagagagaggagGAAGCAAGAAAGAGacaagaggaagaagaagcaagAAAAAGAGAGGAGGAGGAAGCCAGAAgaagagaggaagaagaagaagcgaGAAAAAGACAAGAGGAGGAGGAAGAGGAGGCCAGAAgaagagaggaagaagaaaaaagagaacaaGAGGAAGAGGAAAGGAGGCGAGAAGAGGCCAGgagacaagaagaagaaaggcaAAGGAgggaacaagaagaagaagaggaaaggGAAAGAGAGGAGAGACGAGAGGCtgaggaagaagaaagagaagcaTGGGAGAAACAAcaagaggaagagaaagacgagaggaagaagcagagagagagagagagagggaagaagaagaaaggcaATGGGATGAGGGACAACAAAAAGAGGAAGGAGGAGGACAAGGAGGAGAATTCGTGA
- the LOC102616054 gene encoding scarecrow-like protein 15 — MRVPVKSPQNSQSQSPKRVSSNNNINSVNVIARNIGIRSRPNSSNKCYEPTSVLELRRSPSPVAENEKPATVASACATEISANISSDPSIEWEEHVLRTMDWESAMKDLGLDDYYSSVPSNPTTSDPDPHLQIRQNLTLTDSVHLLDQSYFNFNIPDICPSSSQHDQGFIVGNNFSAVDVSSNSLVINASSSATGTNIVNVGFEFDFIQELLRAADCFDSNELRLAQIILARLNQRLRSPAGKPLERAAFFFKEALNSLLNGLTRPTCLSLWPEIIQSVRAYKAFSGMSPIPMFTHFTTTQALLESLEGSPVPLIHIIDFDIGFGSQYASFMREIAEKAHQYHSGSKLMNLTSLRITAIVSEGYVNETRLIKDNLVHFAQELRIRFHVDFLLLRTFEMLSFKAVKFMDGEKTSVVLSPTIFRRLANSTNNAVAFVNDLRRISPTVVVFTDNEAWAECGSVPLFRRNFVNSLEYYTMVFESLDAAAMNARDWARKIETYLLRPKITAAVEVAGARVAPWREVFSGAGMRPVQLSQFADFLAECLLAKVQVGGFHVAKRQAELVLCWHQWALVATSAWRF; from the coding sequence ATGAGAGTTCCTGTAAAATCTCCACAAAACAGCCAATCCCAAAGCCCAAAACGAGTTTCTTCAAACAACAATATCAACAGTGTTAACGTCATAGCCAGAAATATCGGTATTCGTAGCCGTCCCAATAGCTCAAACAAGTGCTATGAACCCACATCAGTTCTTGAACTTCGCCGAAGTCCGAGCCCTGTAgctgaaaatgaaaaacctgCAACTGTTGCTTCTGCATGCGCAACTGAAATTTCAGCCAATATTTCATCAGACCCTTCGATTGAGTGGGAGGAGCATGTGCTGCGTACCATGGACTGGGAATCTGCAATGAAGGACCTGGGCTTAGACGACTACTACTCTTCTGTTCCTTCTAATCCTACCACGTCTGACCCTGACCCACATTTACAAATTCGACAGAACCTCACTCTCACTGATTCCGTTCACCTCCTTGATCAGtcctattttaattttaacattccTGACATTTGCCCATCATCAAGCCAACATGATCAAGGTTTTATAGTTGGTAACAACTTTTCTGCTGTTGATGTTTCTTCTAACAGTTTGGTTATTAACGCTAGCAGCAGTGCTACCGGCACTAATATCGTAAACGTGgggtttgaatttgattttatacaaGAGCTTCTCAGAGCCGCAGACTGTTTCGACTCTAACGAGTTACGACTCGCCCAGATAATATTGGCCCGACTCAATCAAAGGCTAAGATCACCAGCTGGGAAGCCGCTCGAAAGAGCCGCGTTCTTCTTCAAAGAAGCCCTCAACTCGCTCCTCAACGGCTTAACTCGGCCAACTTGTCTCTCGTTATGGCCCGAGATCATTCAATCTGTCAGAGCGTACAAGGCCTTCAGTGGGATGTCACCAATCCCCATGTTCACTCACTTCACAACCACTCAAGCCCTCCTTGAATCCCTCGAGGGATCACCGGTGCCCTTGATTCACATCATAGACTTTGACATCGGGTTCGGTAGCCAGTACGCTTCTTTCATGAGAGAAATAGCCGAAAAAGCTCATCAATATCACTCCGGTAGTAAGCTCATGAACCTAACCTCTCTTCGTATCACTGCTATTGTTTCCGAAGGCTACGTAAACGAAACAAGACTCATCAAAGACAACCTTGTTCACTTCGCACAAGAACTCAGGATTAGGTTCCACGTCGACTTCCTGCTCCTCCGTACCTTCGAAATGTTATCTTTCAAAGCAGTTAAGTTCATGGACGGTGAAAAAACATCCGTCGTTTTATCTCCAACTATATTTCGTCGTCTGGCCAATTCAACCAACAACGCTGTTGCTTTCGTCAATGATCTCCGAAGAATTTCTCCAACCGTCGTCGTTTTTACCGATAATGAAGCGTGGGCAGAGTGTGGGTCGGTGCCGTTGTTTAGGAGGAACTTTGTGAACAGCCTGGAGTATTACACGATGGTGTTTGAGTCACTTGATGCGGCGGCGATGAATGCCAGAGACTGGGCGAGGAAGATTGAAACCTATCTGCTGCGGCCGAAGATTACGGCGGCGGTTGAGGTGGCTGGGGCGCGCGTGGCGCCGTGGAGGGAGGTGTTTTCCGGTGCGGGAATGAGGCCGGTTCAGCTGAGTCAATTTGCGGATTTTCTGGCTGAATGTTTGCTTGCGAAGGTGCAGGTGGGTGGGTTCCACGTGGCAAAACGGCAGGCTGAATTAGTGCTTTGTTGGCATCAGTGGGCCCTTGTTGCCACGTCAGCTTGGAGGTTTTAG